A part of Marinomonas rhizomae genomic DNA contains:
- a CDS encoding Calx-beta domain-containing protein, whose translation MTEFTATVATTDDTIDEADETFTLTVGGKTGTATIIDNDDAPTIDNVSQAVNADGDAVDEGEGAVFTVSLSNASSSAQTFTFSLADGTAGSDDYNTDLSNVTFGTGVTNNGDGTITVDAGVTEFTATVATTDDTIDEADETFTLTVAARQAQQRS comes from the coding sequence GTGACGGAGTTCACGGCGACGGTCGCGACGACCGATGACACGATCGACGAAGCGGATGAAACGTTCACGTTGACGGTTGGCGGCAAGACAGGCACAGCAACGATCATAGACAACGACGATGCACCGACGATCGATAACGTGAGCCAAGCGGTGAATGCGGATGGCGACGCGGTGGATGAAGGCGAAGGCGCGGTGTTCACCGTGAGCCTAAGCAACGCCAGCAGCTCGGCTCAAACGTTCACGTTTAGCTTGGCAGACGGCACGGCGGGCAGCGACGACTACAACACAGACCTGTCGAACGTGACGTTCGGCACAGGCGTGACGAACAACGGTGACGGCACGATCACGGTCGATGCGGGCGTGACGGAGTTCACGGCGACGGTCGCGACGACCGATGACACGATCGACGAAGCGGATGAAACGTTCACGTTGACGGTGGCGGCAAGACAGGCACAGCAACGATCATAG
- a CDS encoding retention module-containing protein, giving the protein MSDSQVPFATTGNTIGFITKLTGSVMIQSIDGQERVVKIGDPIFFGETVLTGPNGSVVIAFVDGSELEIGDNSVVEITDEIYNTNDNDSLVADSSTDFDALQQAILAGDDPTLIQEAPAAGEELDGQNRVDVDIERNDDFTLPTFGNDSENNGEQFVPTETAQSLSRDSSTVDPTPTPTPTPTPTPTPEPTPEPTPEPTPEPTPEPTPEPTPEPTPEPTPEPTPEPPTPGPTPTADTSINKPIIDLVSESDSGDESTDNLTNDRTSTFSLSNIDADVILVEVFNGTTKLGDAIQAENGSWSFTAADGQLVEEANSLTVKVTDAASNTATSDILVVTLDTIANAEITIDTIAGDDVLSALEAGGTVVISGIVTGDAAVGDTVTLTINGDSSKYTGLVNADESGRLVYSIDVEGSDLVNNRIVQASVTGTDAAGNEFTATSSSTDGVYQDKSMVVASLDDNGFTPEGEDAIFTLSLNQASLADVTVKLSTSFDTASADDIGTMTASYQDSNSGTVSLTINVDGTLTVPAGVTKVILNVPTIEDSIHEGNEKFTINVEGVSGVVAFDSATTTIIDNDDAPTIDNVSQAVNADGDAVDEGEGAVFTVSLSNASSSAQTFTFSLADGTAGSDDYNTDLSNVTFGTGVTNNGDGTITVDAGVTEFTATVATTDDTIDEADETFTLTVGGKTGTATIIDNDDAPTIDNVSQAVNADGDAVDEGEGAVFTVSLSNASSSAQTFTFSLADGTAGSDDYNTDLSNVTFGTGVTNNGDGTITVDAGVTEFNGDGRDDR; this is encoded by the coding sequence ATGAGCGACAGTCAAGTACCATTTGCAACAACAGGTAATACGATCGGCTTTATCACTAAGTTAACTGGTTCTGTGATGATTCAATCTATTGATGGTCAAGAACGCGTGGTAAAAATCGGTGATCCGATATTCTTTGGTGAGACGGTTTTGACTGGTCCTAATGGCAGTGTGGTAATTGCTTTTGTTGATGGTTCGGAGCTCGAGATAGGTGATAACTCGGTTGTTGAAATTACCGATGAAATTTACAATACGAATGACAATGATTCCCTAGTCGCAGACTCCTCTACAGATTTTGATGCACTGCAACAGGCTATTTTGGCGGGCGATGATCCTACCTTAATTCAAGAGGCACCGGCAGCGGGTGAAGAATTGGATGGGCAAAATCGTGTTGATGTTGATATTGAACGAAATGACGACTTCACGCTTCCAACCTTTGGTAATGATAGTGAAAATAATGGTGAGCAATTTGTACCGACGGAAACCGCACAAAGCCTTTCTCGGGACTCATCTACTGTAGACCCAACACCAACACCAACACCAACACCAACACCAACACCAACACCAGAGCCAACGCCAGAGCCAACGCCAGAGCCAACGCCAGAGCCAACGCCAGAGCCAACGCCAGAGCCAACGCCAGAGCCAACGCCAGAGCCAACGCCAGAGCCAACGCCAGAGCCACCAACACCTGGGCCAACACCTACAGCTGATACTTCAATTAATAAGCCAATCATTGATTTAGTATCGGAAAGCGACAGTGGTGATGAGTCAACAGATAACCTCACCAATGACAGAACTTCGACGTTTAGCCTTTCGAATATTGATGCTGATGTAATTCTTGTTGAAGTATTCAACGGTACGACAAAGTTAGGTGATGCAATACAAGCCGAAAATGGTAGTTGGAGTTTTACAGCTGCTGATGGGCAATTGGTGGAAGAGGCTAATTCTCTTACTGTTAAAGTGACTGACGCTGCAAGCAATACAGCGACTTCAGATATTCTTGTTGTTACGCTAGATACTATAGCAAATGCAGAAATTACCATTGATACGATTGCTGGTGATGATGTGCTTAGTGCATTAGAAGCTGGTGGTACTGTCGTGATTTCTGGAATCGTCACAGGTGATGCTGCAGTTGGTGACACAGTTACCTTAACTATTAATGGTGACAGTTCAAAATACACTGGTCTAGTTAATGCAGATGAAAGTGGTAGGTTAGTTTATAGTATCGATGTTGAAGGCAGTGACTTAGTTAATAACCGTATTGTACAGGCAAGCGTGACCGGTACCGATGCTGCTGGTAATGAGTTCACAGCTACATCAAGTTCCACAGATGGAGTTTATCAAGATAAAAGTATGGTAGTTGCAAGTCTTGATGATAATGGATTCACTCCTGAAGGCGAAGATGCAATTTTCACCCTGTCGCTTAATCAAGCTTCTCTAGCGGATGTTACTGTTAAGCTTTCTACTTCTTTTGATACGGCAAGTGCTGATGATATTGGTACTATGACAGCAAGCTACCAAGACTCAAACAGCGGTACAGTGTCATTAACAATCAATGTTGATGGGACTCTTACTGTTCCTGCTGGCGTTACTAAAGTCATATTAAATGTCCCCACTATTGAAGATTCTATTCATGAAGGTAACGAGAAATTTACTATTAATGTAGAGGGCGTTTCAGGAGTTGTCGCCTTTGATAGTGCAACGACAACGATTATAGACAACGACGATGCACCGACGATCGATAACGTGAGCCAAGCGGTGAATGCGGATGGCGACGCGGTGGATGAAGGCGAAGGCGCGGTGTTCACCGTGAGCCTAAGCAACGCCAGCAGCTCGGCTCAAACGTTCACGTTTAGCTTGGCAGACGGCACGGCGGGCAGCGACGACTACAACACAGACCTGTCGAACGTGACGTTCGGCACAGGCGTGACGAACAACGGTGACGGCACGATCACGGTCGATGCGGGCGTGACGGAGTTCACGGCGACGGTCGCGACGACCGATGACACGATCGACGAAGCGGATGAAACGTTCACGTTGACGGTTGGCGGCAAGACAGGCACAGCAACGATCATAGACAACGACGATGCACCGACGATCGATAACGTGAGCCAAGCGGTGAATGCGGATGGCGACGCGGTGGATGAAGGCGAAGGCGCGGTGTTCACCGTGAGCCTAAGCAACGCCAGCAGCTCGGCTCAAACGTTCACGTTTAGCTTGGCAGACGGCACGGCGGGCAGCGACGACTACAACACAGACCTGTCGAACGTGACGTTCGGCACAGGCGTGACGAACAACGGTGACGGCACGATCACGGTCGATGCGGGCGTGACGGAGTTTAACGGCGACGGTCGCGACGACCGATGA
- a CDS encoding universal stress protein has product MNNVIACIDGSSLSECVTNASVWAAKQMGSPLTLMHSLEKETARTDEDLSGSIGLGSREHLLEELVALDTQRAKLALEHGKLVLENAKEFAHKAGAKQIELLQRHGDLVENLIDLEEDTRLIVVGRCGSGHTQSAHTIGSHIERVARTLHRPILISVDEFKAPKNFMIAYDGREAADNAIERIAQSPLLLGLPCHLVMAGEATPEKRAKLEEAHRILEEEGFDVTASIIPGKIYSVLTQYREENQIELMAMGAYAHSKVRQFFVGSNTSKMIIESDIPLLILR; this is encoded by the coding sequence ATGAATAATGTAATAGCTTGTATTGATGGTTCTTCTCTATCTGAGTGTGTCACCAACGCATCCGTGTGGGCAGCCAAGCAAATGGGCTCACCATTAACCTTGATGCACTCCTTAGAAAAAGAAACAGCTAGAACCGACGAAGACCTTTCTGGCTCAATTGGCCTAGGCAGTAGAGAACATTTACTAGAAGAACTCGTTGCTTTGGACACCCAGCGCGCCAAGCTAGCTTTAGAGCATGGCAAACTGGTACTTGAAAACGCAAAAGAGTTTGCTCATAAAGCGGGCGCTAAGCAAATTGAGCTATTGCAGCGCCATGGCGACCTTGTCGAAAACCTCATAGATCTTGAGGAAGACACTCGCCTCATCGTCGTAGGGCGTTGTGGCAGCGGCCATACTCAAAGCGCCCACACTATTGGTTCGCACATTGAGAGAGTAGCACGCACTCTTCATCGCCCAATCTTAATTAGCGTCGATGAATTTAAAGCGCCAAAGAATTTTATGATTGCGTATGACGGCCGAGAAGCCGCAGACAATGCTATTGAGCGTATTGCACAAAGTCCATTATTACTTGGTCTGCCTTGCCACCTTGTAATGGCTGGCGAAGCAACACCAGAAAAACGCGCCAAGCTCGAAGAGGCACACCGAATACTTGAAGAAGAAGGCTTCGACGTCACCGCCTCTATCATACCGGGTAAAATTTACTCTGTATTAACCCAATACCGTGAAGAAAATCAGATAGAGCTTATGGCAATGGGCGCCTATGCCCATTCTAAAGTTCGTCAATTCTTCGTTGGTAGCAATACCAGTAAGATGATTATTGAGAGCGACATCCCTCTCTTAATTTTGCGCTAG
- a CDS encoding beta strand repeat-containing protein, producing MTEFTATVATTDDTIDEADETFTLTVGGKTGTATIIDNDDAPTIDNVSQAVNADGDAVDEGEGAVFTVSLSNASSSAQTFTFSLADGTAGSDDYNTDLSNVTFGTGVTNNGDGTITVDAGVTEFTATVATTDDTIDEADETFTLTVGGKTGTATIIDNDDAPTIDNVSQAVNADGDAVDEGEGAVFTVSLSNASSSAQTFTFSLADGTAGSDDYNTDLSNVTFGTGVTNNGDGTITVDAGVTEFTATVATTDDTIDEADETFTLTVGGKTGTATIIDNDDAPTIDNVSQAVNADGDAVDEGEGAVFTVSLSNASSSAQTFTFSLADGTAGSDDYNTDLSNVTFGTGVTNNGDGTITVDAGVTEFTATVATTDDTIDEADETFTLTVGGKTGTATIIDNDDAPTIDNVSQAVNADGDAVDEGEGAVFTVSLSNASSSAQTFTFSLADGTAGSDDYNTDLSNVTFGTGVTNNGDGTITVDAGVTEFTATVATTDDTIDEADETFTLTVGGKTGTATIIDNDDAPTIDNVSQAVNADGDAVDEGEGAVFTVSLSNASSSAQTFTFSLADGTAGSDDYNTDLSNVTFGTGVTNNGDGTITVDAGVTEFTATVATTDDTIDEADETFTLTVGGKTGTATIIDNDDADDR from the coding sequence GTGACGGAGTTCACGGCGACGGTCGCGACGACCGATGACACGATCGACGAAGCGGATGAAACGTTCACGTTGACGGTTGGCGGCAAGACAGGCACAGCAACGATCATAGACAACGACGATGCACCGACGATCGATAACGTGAGCCAAGCGGTGAATGCGGATGGCGACGCGGTGGATGAAGGCGAAGGCGCGGTGTTCACCGTGAGCCTAAGCAACGCCAGCAGCTCGGCTCAAACGTTCACGTTTAGCTTGGCAGACGGCACGGCGGGCAGCGACGACTACAACACAGACCTGTCGAACGTGACGTTCGGCACAGGCGTGACGAACAACGGTGACGGCACGATCACGGTCGATGCGGGCGTGACGGAGTTCACGGCGACGGTCGCGACGACCGATGACACGATCGACGAAGCGGATGAAACGTTCACGTTGACGGTTGGCGGCAAGACAGGCACAGCAACGATCATAGACAACGACGATGCACCGACGATCGATAACGTGAGCCAAGCGGTGAATGCGGATGGCGACGCGGTGGATGAAGGCGAAGGCGCGGTGTTCACCGTGAGCCTAAGCAACGCCAGCAGCTCGGCTCAAACGTTCACGTTTAGCTTGGCAGACGGCACGGCGGGCAGCGACGACTACAACACAGACCTGTCGAACGTGACGTTCGGCACAGGCGTGACGAACAACGGTGACGGCACGATCACGGTCGATGCGGGCGTGACGGAGTTCACGGCGACGGTCGCGACGACCGATGACACGATCGACGAAGCGGATGAAACGTTCACGTTGACGGTTGGCGGCAAGACAGGCACAGCAACGATCATAGACAACGACGATGCACCGACGATCGATAACGTGAGCCAAGCGGTGAATGCGGATGGCGACGCGGTGGATGAAGGCGAAGGCGCGGTGTTCACCGTGAGCCTAAGCAACGCCAGCAGCTCGGCTCAAACGTTCACGTTTAGCTTGGCAGACGGCACGGCGGGCAGCGACGACTACAACACAGACCTGTCGAACGTGACGTTCGGCACAGGCGTGACGAACAACGGTGACGGCACGATCACGGTCGATGCGGGCGTGACGGAGTTCACGGCGACGGTCGCGACGACCGATGACACGATCGACGAAGCGGATGAAACGTTCACGTTGACGGTTGGCGGCAAGACAGGCACAGCAACGATCATAGACAACGACGATGCACCGACGATCGATAACGTGAGCCAAGCGGTGAATGCGGATGGCGACGCGGTGGATGAAGGCGAAGGCGCGGTGTTCACCGTGAGCCTAAGCAACGCCAGCAGCTCGGCTCAAACGTTCACGTTTAGCTTGGCAGACGGCACGGCGGGCAGCGACGACTACAACACAGACCTGTCGAACGTGACGTTCGGCACAGGCGTGACGAACAACGGTGACGGCACGATCACGGTCGATGCGGGCGTGACGGAGTTCACGGCGACGGTCGCGACGACCGATGACACGATCGACGAAGCGGATGAAACGTTCACGTTGACGGTTGGCGGCAAGACAGGCACAGCAACGATCATAGACAACGACGATGCACCGACGATCGATAACGTGAGCCAAGCGGTGAATGCGGATGGCGACGCGGTGGATGAAGGCGAAGGCGCGGTGTTCACCGTGAGCCTAAGCAACGCCAGCAGCTCGGCTCAAACGTTCACGTTTAGCTTGGCAGACGGCACGGCGGGCAGCGACGACTACAACACAGACCTGTCGAACGTGACGTTCGGCACAGGCGTGACGAACAACGGTGACGGCACGATCACGGTCGATGCGGGCGTGACGGAGTTCACGGCGACGGTCGCGACGACCGATGACACGATCGACGAAGCGGATGAAACGTTCACGTTGACGGTTGGCGGCAAGACAGGCACAGCAACGATCATAGACAACGACGATGCCGACGATCGATAA
- a CDS encoding beta strand repeat-containing protein: MADGTAGSDDYNTDLSNVTFGTGVTNNGDGTITVDAGVTEFTATVATTDDTIDEADETFTLTVGGKTGTATIIDNDDAPTIDNVSPRVNADGDAVDEGEGAVFTVSLSNASSSAQTFTFSLADGTAGSDDYNTDLSNVTFGTGVTNNGDGTITVDAGVTEFTATVATTDDTIDEADETFTLTVGGKTGTATIIDNDDAPTIDNVSQAVNADGDAVDEGEGAVFTVSLSNASSSAQTFTFSLADGTAGSDDYNTDLSNVTFGTGVTNNGDGTITVDAGVTEFTATVATTDDTIDEADETFTLTVGGKTGTATIIDNDDAPTIDNVSQAVNADGDAVDEGEGAVFTVSLSNASSSAQTFTFSLADGTAGSDDYNTDLSNVTFGTGVTNNGDGTITVDAGVTEFTATVATTDDTIDEADETFTLTVGGKTGTATIIDNDDAPTIDNVSQAVNADGDAVDEGEGAVFTVSLSNASSSAQTFTFSLADGTAGSDDYNTDLSNVTFGTGVTNNGDGTITVDAGVTEFTATVATTDDTIDEADETFTLTVGGKTGTATIIDNDDAPTIDNVSQAVNADGDAVDEGEGAVFTVSLSNASSSAQTFTFSLADGTAGSDDYNTDLSNVTFGTGVTNNGDGTITVDAGVTEFTATVATTDDTIDEADETFTLTVGGKTGTATIIDNDDAPTIDNVSQAVNADGDAVDEGEGAVFTVSLSNASSSAQTFTFSLADGTAGSDDYNTDLSNVTFGTGVTNNGDGTITVDAGVTEFTATVATTDDTIDEADETFTLTVGGKTGTATIIDNDDAHRRSIT, encoded by the coding sequence TTGGCAGACGGCACGGCGGGCAGCGACGACTACAACACAGACCTGTCGAACGTGACGTTCGGCACAGGCGTGACGAACAACGGTGACGGCACGATCACGGTCGATGCGGGCGTGACGGAGTTCACGGCGACGGTCGCGACGACCGATGACACGATCGACGAAGCGGATGAAACGTTCACGTTGACGGTTGGCGGCAAGACAGGCACAGCAACGATCATAGACAACGACGATGCACCGACGATCGATAACGTGAGCCCAAGGGTGAATGCGGATGGCGACGCGGTGGATGAAGGCGAAGGCGCGGTGTTCACCGTGAGCCTAAGCAACGCCAGCAGCTCGGCTCAAACGTTCACGTTTAGCTTGGCAGACGGCACGGCGGGCAGCGACGACTACAACACAGACCTGTCGAACGTGACGTTCGGCACAGGCGTGACGAACAACGGTGACGGCACGATCACGGTCGATGCGGGCGTGACGGAGTTCACGGCGACGGTCGCGACGACCGATGACACGATCGACGAAGCGGATGAAACGTTCACGTTGACGGTTGGCGGCAAGACAGGCACAGCAACGATCATAGACAACGACGATGCACCGACGATCGATAACGTGAGCCAAGCGGTGAATGCGGATGGCGACGCGGTGGATGAAGGCGAAGGCGCGGTGTTCACCGTGAGCCTAAGCAACGCCAGCAGCTCGGCTCAAACGTTCACGTTTAGCTTGGCAGACGGCACGGCGGGCAGCGACGACTACAACACAGACCTGTCGAACGTGACGTTCGGCACAGGCGTGACGAACAACGGTGACGGCACGATCACGGTCGATGCGGGCGTGACGGAGTTCACGGCGACGGTCGCGACGACCGATGACACGATCGACGAAGCGGATGAAACGTTCACGTTGACGGTTGGCGGCAAGACAGGCACAGCAACGATCATAGACAACGACGATGCACCGACGATCGATAACGTGAGCCAAGCGGTGAATGCGGATGGCGACGCGGTGGATGAAGGCGAAGGCGCGGTGTTCACCGTGAGCCTAAGCAACGCCAGCAGCTCGGCTCAAACGTTCACGTTTAGCTTGGCAGACGGCACGGCGGGCAGCGACGACTACAACACAGACCTGTCGAACGTGACGTTCGGCACAGGCGTGACGAACAACGGTGACGGCACGATCACGGTCGATGCGGGCGTGACGGAGTTCACGGCGACGGTCGCGACGACCGATGACACGATCGACGAAGCGGATGAAACGTTCACGTTGACGGTTGGCGGCAAGACAGGCACAGCAACGATCATAGACAACGACGATGCACCGACGATCGATAACGTGAGCCAAGCGGTGAATGCGGATGGCGACGCGGTGGATGAAGGCGAAGGCGCGGTGTTCACCGTGAGCCTAAGCAACGCCAGCAGCTCGGCTCAAACGTTCACGTTTAGCTTGGCAGACGGCACGGCGGGCAGCGACGACTACAACACAGACCTGTCGAACGTGACGTTCGGCACAGGCGTGACGAACAACGGTGACGGCACGATCACGGTCGATGCGGGCGTGACGGAGTTCACGGCGACGGTCGCGACGACCGATGACACGATCGACGAAGCGGATGAAACGTTCACGTTGACGGTTGGCGGCAAGACAGGCACAGCAACGATCATAGACAACGACGATGCACCGACGATCGATAACGTGAGCCAAGCGGTGAATGCGGATGGCGACGCGGTGGATGAAGGCGAAGGCGCGGTGTTCACCGTGAGCCTAAGCAACGCCAGCAGCTCGGCTCAAACGTTCACGTTTAGCTTGGCAGACGGCACGGCGGGCAGCGACGACTACAACACAGACCTGTCGAACGTGACGTTCGGCACAGGCGTGACGAACAACGGTGACGGCACGATCACGGTCGATGCGGGCGTGACGGAGTTCACGGCGACGGTCGCGACGACCGATGACACGATCGACGAAGCGGATGAAACGTTCACGTTGACGGTTGGCGGCAAGACAGGCACAGCAACGATCATAGACAACGACGATGCACCGACGATCGATAACGTGAGCCAAGCGGTGAATGCGGATGGCGACGCGGTGGATGAAGGCGAAGGCGCGGTGTTCACCGTGAGCCTAAGCAACGCCAGCAGCTCGGCTCAAACGTTCACGTTTAGCTTGGCAGACGGCACGGCGGGCAGCGACGACTACAACACAGACCTGTCGAACGTGACGTTCGGCACAGGCGTGACGAACAACGGTGACGGCACGATCACGGTCGATGCGGGCGTGACGGAGTTCACGGCGACGGTCGCGACGACCGATGACACGATCGACGAAGCGGATGAAACGTTCACGTTGACGGTTGGCGGCAAGACAGGCACAGCAACGATCATAGACAACGACGATGCACACCGACGATCGATAACGTGA
- a CDS encoding Calx-beta domain-containing protein, whose product MNADGDAVDEGEGAVFTVSLSNASSSAQTFTFSLADGTAGSDDYNTDLSNVTFGTGVTNNGDGTITVDAGVTEFTATVATTDDTIDEADETFTLTVGGKTGTATIIDNDDAPTIDNVSQAVNADGDAVDEGEGAVFTVSLSNASSSAQTFTFSLADGTAGSDDYNTDLSNVTFGTGVTNNGDGTITVDAGVTEFTATVATTMTRSTKRMKRSR is encoded by the coding sequence GTGAATGCGGATGGCGACGCGGTGGATGAAGGCGAAGGCGCGGTGTTCACCGTGAGCCTAAGCAACGCCAGCAGCTCGGCTCAAACGTTCACGTTTAGCTTGGCAGACGGCACGGCGGGCAGCGACGACTACAACACAGACCTGTCGAACGTGACGTTCGGCACAGGCGTGACGAACAACGGTGACGGCACGATCACGGTCGATGCGGGCGTGACGGAGTTCACGGCGACGGTCGCGACGACCGATGACACGATCGACGAAGCGGATGAAACGTTCACGTTGACGGTTGGCGGCAAGACAGGCACAGCAACGATCATAGACAACGACGATGCACCGACGATCGATAACGTGAGCCAAGCGGTGAATGCGGATGGCGACGCGGTGGATGAAGGCGAAGGCGCGGTGTTCACCGTGAGCCTAAGCAACGCCAGCAGCTCGGCTCAAACGTTCACGTTTAGCTTGGCAGACGGCACGGCGGGCAGCGACGACTACAACACAGACCTGTCGAACGTGACGTTCGGCACAGGCGTGACGAACAACGGTGACGGCACGATCACGGTCGATGCGGGCGTGACGGAGTTCACGGCGACGGTCGCGACGACGATGACACGATCGACGAAGCGGATGAAACGTTCACGTTGA
- a CDS encoding SulP family inorganic anion transporter, with protein sequence MIDTIKRDWFSNIKGDSLAGTVVALALIPEAIAFSIIAGVDPKVGLYASFCIAVVISFVGGRPGMISAATGAMALLMVTLVKEHGLEYLLAATLLTGVFQIIAGYLKLGALMRFVSRSVVTGFVNALAILIFMAQLPELTNVTWHVYAMTAAGLGIIYLFPLLPVIGKALPSPLICIVVLTAFAMMYGLDIRTVGDMGELPDTLPIFLWPDVPLSLETLMIILPYSLGLAVVGLLESMMTATIVDEFTDTSSDKNRECKGQGVANIASGLLGGMAGCAMIGQSVINVKSGGRGRLSTFIAGFLLLIMVVFLDDLISQIPMAALVAVMIMVSIGTFSWESVINLKKHPLSTNIVMLATVSIVVATHNLAIGVFVGVLLASLFFANKIGRFMVVKNEQGTQTGHRTYKVIGQVFFASSDQFNASFDFKEAVESVTIDLTEAHFWDITAVSALDKVVIKFRREGAEVELVGMNEASATVVDKFGVHNNPEEVEKVMGGH encoded by the coding sequence ATGATCGACACGATAAAACGAGACTGGTTCTCAAACATTAAAGGCGACTCTCTCGCCGGTACAGTGGTTGCGCTTGCTTTGATTCCAGAAGCCATTGCTTTTTCCATCATTGCAGGTGTTGACCCTAAAGTGGGCTTGTATGCCTCTTTCTGTATTGCCGTTGTCATTTCATTTGTTGGCGGTCGCCCCGGTATGATTTCGGCAGCAACCGGTGCCATGGCACTGTTAATGGTGACCTTGGTAAAAGAGCATGGCTTAGAATATTTACTTGCTGCCACCTTACTTACCGGTGTTTTTCAGATAATAGCGGGGTATTTAAAACTCGGGGCTTTAATGCGGTTTGTCTCACGGTCTGTTGTAACTGGCTTTGTAAACGCCTTAGCCATTTTGATTTTTATGGCACAGCTACCAGAACTAACCAATGTCACCTGGCATGTCTACGCGATGACGGCAGCCGGCTTGGGCATTATTTATCTGTTCCCTTTGCTTCCTGTCATCGGTAAAGCCCTTCCTTCCCCATTAATATGTATCGTCGTACTGACAGCCTTCGCAATGATGTATGGCTTAGACATTCGAACTGTGGGTGATATGGGCGAACTACCAGATACCCTACCTATTTTCCTTTGGCCTGATGTACCGTTAAGTCTAGAAACACTGATGATTATCTTGCCTTATTCACTTGGGCTGGCAGTAGTAGGTTTGTTGGAATCCATGATGACAGCCACTATTGTGGATGAGTTCACTGACACAAGCAGTGATAAGAACCGCGAATGCAAAGGACAAGGTGTTGCCAACATCGCATCAGGTCTGTTGGGCGGCATGGCAGGTTGTGCCATGATTGGACAATCTGTTATCAACGTAAAATCCGGTGGTCGTGGTCGTCTTTCTACTTTTATCGCTGGTTTCTTATTGTTGATCATGGTGGTTTTCTTAGACGACCTGATTAGTCAAATCCCAATGGCCGCTTTAGTTGCCGTGATGATCATGGTATCGATTGGTACTTTCTCTTGGGAATCTGTCATCAACCTGAAAAAACACCCACTATCAACTAATATTGTAATGTTGGCGACGGTTTCTATTGTGGTTGCCACACACAACTTAGCAATCGGTGTTTTTGTCGGCGTGCTGCTGGCATCTTTGTTCTTTGCCAATAAGATCGGCCGCTTTATGGTTGTGAAGAATGAACAAGGCACACAAACAGGTCATCGAACTTATAAAGTAATCGGGCAAGTGTTTTTTGCGTCGTCAGATCAATTTAATGCGTCTTTTGATTTTAAAGAAGCGGTTGAAAGCGTTACGATTGATCTAACCGAAGCGCACTTTTGGGATATAACCGCTGTATCCGCTTTGGATAAGGTCGTGATCAAATTCCGTCGCGAAGGCGCCGAAGTTGAACTGGTAGGAATGAACGAAGCCAGCGCAACCGTTGTCGATAAATTTGGGGTTCACAACAACCCTGAGGAAGTCGAAAAAGTCATGGGTGGCCACTAG